A region from the Sulfurospirillum oryzae genome encodes:
- the rplL gene encoding 50S ribosomal protein L7/L12, translated as MAISKQDVLEYISGLSVLELSELVKDFEEKFGVSAAPVMVAGAGAAVAAEAAEEKTEFDVILKDGGEKKINAIKVVREITGLGLKEAKDAVEGAPTTIKEGVSKQLAEEIKKKLEEAGAVAEIK; from the coding sequence ATGGCAATTTCAAAACAAGACGTATTAGAGTATATTTCAGGTCTTAGTGTACTTGAACTAAGTGAATTAGTAAAAGATTTCGAAGAGAAATTCGGTGTATCTGCTGCTCCAGTTATGGTTGCAGGCGCTGGCGCAGCTGTTGCTGCTGAAGCTGCAGAAGAGAAAACTGAGTTTGATGTTATCCTTAAAGATGGCGGCGAGAAAAAAATCAACGCTATTAAAGTTGTTAGAGAAATCACAGGTCTTGGTCTTAAAGAGGCTAAAGATGCAGTTGAAGGCGCTCCTACAACAATTAAAGAGGGTGTATCTAAACAACTCGCTGAAGAGATCAAAAAGAAACTTGAAGAAGCTGGCGCTGTCGCTGAAATCAAGTAA
- the rplK gene encoding 50S ribosomal protein L11: MAKKVIGEIKLQIEAAKANPSPPVGPALGQRGVNIMEFCKAFNERTKEMAGFRIPVVITVYADKSFTFVTKQPPATDLIKKAVGLKSGSSNPLKNKVGTLNKAQILEIVEKKIADLNTTDKEAAAKIIAGSARSIGINVVD, encoded by the coding sequence ATGGCAAAAAAAGTCATTGGCGAAATTAAATTGCAAATTGAAGCTGCTAAAGCAAATCCATCACCTCCAGTAGGACCAGCCCTAGGTCAACGTGGTGTTAACATTATGGAGTTTTGTAAAGCATTTAACGAAAGAACAAAAGAGATGGCAGGATTTAGAATTCCTGTAGTTATCACTGTTTATGCCGATAAAAGTTTTACATTTGTTACAAAACAACCACCTGCTACTGATCTTATCAAAAAAGCAGTTGGCCTTAAAAGTGGTTCAAGCAACCCTTTAAAAAACAAAGTAGGCACACTTAACAAAGCTCAAATCCTTGAGATTGTTGAGAAAAAAATCGCTGATCTTAATACAACAGATAAAGAAGCAGCTGCAAAAATTATTGCGGGTTCAGCTAGAAGTATCGGTATTAACGTCGTCGATTAA
- the rplA gene encoding 50S ribosomal protein L1, which produces MAKKVNKRFQELLKKVDKEKKYSVDEALGNIKNLASAKFDETIEVALKLNVDPRHADQMVRGSVVLPAGTGKTVRVAVIAKDEKADEARAAGADIVGSDDLIEDIQAGKINFDVLIATPNMMGLVGKVGRILGPKGIMPNPKTGTVTMDVAKAVENNKGGQVNFRVDKQGNIHAGIGKISFTSEQIRENFEAFIKAINKNKPAAAKGKYIKCAALSLTMSPSINLENQELIDLR; this is translated from the coding sequence ATGGCAAAGAAAGTAAATAAAAGATTTCAAGAACTTCTAAAAAAAGTTGACAAAGAAAAAAAATATTCAGTTGATGAAGCTTTAGGCAATATTAAAAACCTAGCTTCTGCAAAATTTGACGAAACAATCGAAGTAGCGCTTAAACTTAATGTTGATCCAAGACATGCTGATCAAATGGTAAGAGGCTCTGTTGTTCTTCCTGCAGGTACTGGTAAAACAGTTCGTGTTGCTGTTATTGCAAAAGACGAAAAAGCAGATGAAGCAAGAGCGGCGGGTGCTGATATTGTTGGTAGCGATGATTTGATCGAAGATATTCAAGCTGGTAAAATCAATTTTGACGTTTTAATTGCAACACCAAATATGATGGGTTTAGTGGGTAAAGTTGGTCGTATTCTTGGACCAAAAGGTATCATGCCAAATCCAAAAACAGGTACTGTAACAATGGACGTTGCTAAGGCTGTTGAGAACAATAAAGGTGGACAAGTAAACTTCCGTGTTGACAAACAAGGAAACATCCACGCAGGTATTGGTAAAATTAGCTTCACATCTGAGCAAATCAGAGAGAACTTTGAAGCATTTATCAAAGCAATTAACAAAAATAAACCTGCTGCTGCAAAAGGTAAATATATTAAATGTGCTGCATTGTCACTTACAATGAGCCCATCAATTAACCTCGAGAACCAAGAGCTTATCGATCTTAGATAA
- the rpoC gene encoding DNA-directed RNA polymerase subunit beta': protein MKRLEPIEIHEESRPRDFKAFQLKLASPEKIRSWSYGEVKKPETINYRTLKPERDGLFCAKIFGPVRDYECLCGKYKKMRYKGIKCEKCGVEVTSTKVRRSRMGHIELVTPVAHIWYVNSLPSRVGTLLGVKMKDLERVLYYEAYIVEHAGEAFYDAENKNKVAIYDVLNEEQYQALEQKFGDTGFVAKMGGEVIRDLLASLDLVEILGQLKEEINQTSSEAKKKTIVKRLKVVEAFLNSGNRPEWMMITMLPVLPPDLRPLVALDGGKFAVSDVNDLYRRVINRNARLKRLMELDAPEIIIRNEKRMLQEAVDALFDNGRRANAVKGANKRPLKSLSEIIKGKQGRFRQNLLGKRVDFSGRSVIVVGPNLKMDQCGLPKQMALELFKPHLLARLEEKGYATTVKQAKKMIDMKTNEVWECLAEVVKGHPVMLNRAPTLHKLSIQAFHPVLIDGKAIRLHPLVCSAFNADFDGDQMAVHVPLSQEAIAECKILMLSSMNILLPASGKAVTVPTQDMVLGLYYLTLEKPNAKGSNKIFANINEVHIAIDAGFLDIHAKIKTRINDRVLFTTAGRLILKSILPEFVPEEQWNRVLKKKNIGGLVDHIFKEGGIGITAGFLDNLKNLGFKYATQSGISVSIDDIRVPETKVKKIKEAKKKVREIQKQFSSGLLTEQERYNKIIDIWTDTNNDVASEMMKLTESHKGGFNSIYMMADSGARGSAAQIRQLAGMRGLMAKPDGSIIETPIISNFREGLNVLEYFISTHGARKGLADTALKTANAGYLTRKLIDVAQNVKVTMDDCGTHEGVEITEISESGELVESLYERATGRVLAEDVIDTITNEVLFTEGTLIDEKSAQALKEASIKSVVIRTPITCKAKKGVCAKCYGTNLAEGTLVRPGEAVGIISAQSIGEPGTQLTLRTFHIGGTASTESQDRQVIAQKEGFIRYYNVKTYVTKEGKNIVANRRNAAVLLVEPKIKAPFKGTIEIDTAHEETAITITSAGENIRYTLRKSDFAKPNELAGVSGKIEGKFYIPYVSGDVVEANESIVEVIKEGWNVPSRIPYASELKVKNGEPIIQKIHAEAKGVVKYYKLRGDYLDRIHEIKKGDPVKEKGIFAVIADEDDREAIRHYIPRDSIIDVNDNSMVDSKTLLAYPSTSEQITIAEWDPYSTPIIAEDAGTITFEDIEPGISATEQFDDMTGQSRLVINEYLPSGMKPTIIIANKNGEIVKYQLEPKTAIFVQNGVTVGLADLIGRTPKAIAKSKDITGGLPRISELFEARRPKNATVIAEIDGTIRFGKPLRSKERIIIEANDGTSVEYLVDRNTQIHVQSGEFVHAGERLTDGVISSHDILRIMGEKALHYYLISEIQQVYRGQGVAINDKHIEVIVSQMLRQVRIVDSGDTKFIMGDLISRRRFREENEAVMKMGGEPAIAEPTLLGVTRAAIGSDSVISAASFQETTKVLTEASIAGKMDMLEDLKENVILGRMIPVGTGLYQNKQFNIELNPSRG from the coding sequence ATGAAGCGACTAGAACCAATTGAGATTCACGAAGAGAGCAGACCAAGGGATTTTAAAGCATTTCAGTTAAAACTTGCTAGTCCTGAGAAAATTCGCTCATGGAGTTATGGTGAGGTCAAAAAGCCTGAGACCATTAACTATCGTACGCTCAAACCTGAGCGCGATGGCCTTTTTTGTGCGAAAATCTTTGGACCCGTCAGAGATTATGAATGTCTGTGCGGAAAATACAAAAAGATGCGTTACAAAGGCATCAAGTGTGAGAAGTGTGGTGTTGAAGTAACCAGCACAAAAGTTAGACGTTCACGTATGGGTCACATTGAGTTAGTAACTCCTGTGGCGCATATTTGGTATGTTAACTCACTTCCAAGTCGTGTGGGAACACTTCTTGGCGTTAAGATGAAAGATCTTGAGCGCGTACTTTATTATGAAGCATACATTGTTGAGCATGCAGGTGAAGCTTTTTACGATGCTGAAAATAAAAACAAAGTAGCTATATATGATGTTTTAAATGAAGAGCAATACCAAGCATTAGAGCAAAAATTTGGGGATACTGGTTTTGTGGCTAAAATGGGTGGTGAAGTTATTCGCGATTTATTAGCGAGCCTTGATCTCGTTGAAATTCTTGGACAACTTAAAGAAGAGATTAACCAAACGAGTTCAGAAGCAAAGAAAAAAACGATTGTAAAACGTTTAAAAGTTGTTGAAGCATTCCTTAACAGCGGCAACCGCCCTGAGTGGATGATGATTACAATGTTGCCAGTTCTTCCGCCAGATCTTAGACCACTTGTGGCACTGGATGGTGGAAAGTTTGCGGTAAGTGACGTCAATGATTTGTATCGTCGTGTTATTAACAGAAATGCTCGTTTGAAACGTTTGATGGAACTAGATGCTCCTGAGATTATTATTCGCAATGAAAAAAGAATGCTTCAAGAAGCTGTCGATGCGCTTTTTGATAATGGACGTCGTGCGAATGCGGTAAAAGGAGCTAATAAGCGTCCTTTAAAATCGCTTTCTGAGATCATCAAAGGTAAACAAGGCCGTTTCCGTCAGAACCTACTTGGTAAAAGGGTTGACTTTTCAGGTCGTTCAGTAATCGTTGTTGGACCAAACTTGAAAATGGATCAGTGTGGTCTTCCAAAACAGATGGCATTGGAGCTTTTCAAACCACATTTGTTAGCGCGTCTTGAAGAAAAAGGCTATGCGACAACGGTTAAACAAGCGAAGAAAATGATCGACATGAAAACGAATGAAGTTTGGGAGTGTCTAGCAGAAGTGGTTAAAGGTCATCCGGTTATGTTAAACCGTGCGCCTACACTTCATAAACTCTCAATTCAAGCGTTTCATCCTGTTTTGATTGATGGAAAAGCGATTCGTTTGCATCCTCTTGTATGTTCTGCCTTCAACGCGGACTTCGACGGTGACCAAATGGCGGTTCACGTTCCATTATCACAAGAGGCAATTGCTGAGTGTAAGATTTTGATGCTTAGTTCAATGAACATCTTGCTTCCAGCTTCTGGTAAAGCGGTAACGGTTCCAACACAAGATATGGTCTTGGGTCTTTACTATCTAACCTTAGAGAAGCCAAATGCAAAAGGTTCAAATAAGATTTTTGCCAATATCAATGAAGTGCATATTGCCATTGATGCAGGATTCTTGGATATTCATGCAAAAATTAAGACACGAATTAACGATAGAGTACTCTTTACAACAGCAGGTCGTTTGATCTTAAAATCAATCTTGCCAGAATTTGTTCCTGAAGAACAGTGGAATAGAGTGTTGAAAAAGAAAAATATCGGTGGTTTGGTTGATCATATCTTTAAAGAGGGTGGTATTGGTATCACTGCAGGATTCTTGGATAACCTCAAAAATCTTGGTTTTAAATATGCAACACAATCAGGAATTTCAGTCTCTATTGATGATATTCGTGTTCCTGAAACAAAAGTGAAAAAGATCAAAGAAGCGAAGAAAAAAGTACGTGAAATCCAAAAACAGTTCAGTTCTGGTTTATTAACAGAGCAAGAGCGTTATAACAAAATTATTGATATTTGGACGGATACAAACAACGATGTGGCTTCTGAGATGATGAAGCTTACAGAGAGTCATAAAGGTGGATTTAACTCTATTTATATGATGGCGGACTCTGGTGCTAGGGGTTCTGCTGCTCAAATCAGACAGTTAGCTGGTATGAGGGGTCTTATGGCGAAACCGGATGGAAGTATTATTGAAACACCAATTATTTCAAACTTCCGTGAAGGTCTAAACGTTCTTGAGTACTTTATTTCAACGCACGGTGCTCGTAAAGGTTTAGCTGATACCGCTCTTAAAACAGCGAATGCGGGTTACTTGACACGTAAACTTATTGACGTTGCGCAAAACGTTAAAGTTACGATGGATGATTGTGGTACACACGAAGGTGTTGAGATTACCGAAATCAGCGAGAGTGGTGAGCTTGTAGAGTCATTGTATGAGAGAGCAACAGGTCGTGTTCTTGCAGAAGATGTTATTGATACGATTACCAACGAAGTTCTTTTCACAGAGGGAACATTGATTGATGAGAAGAGCGCACAAGCCCTTAAAGAGGCAAGCATTAAGTCGGTTGTTATTCGTACACCGATTACATGTAAAGCTAAAAAAGGTGTTTGTGCTAAATGTTATGGTACGAACTTGGCTGAGGGCACATTGGTTCGCCCTGGTGAAGCGGTTGGTATTATTTCAGCTCAATCCATTGGTGAGCCAGGTACACAGTTGACACTTCGTACATTCCACATCGGTGGTACGGCATCAACGGAATCTCAAGATCGCCAAGTTATTGCACAAAAAGAGGGTTTCATTCGTTATTACAATGTAAAAACCTATGTGACTAAAGAGGGCAAAAATATCGTTGCTAACCGTAGAAATGCGGCTGTCTTACTTGTTGAGCCAAAGATCAAAGCACCGTTTAAAGGTACGATTGAGATTGATACAGCGCATGAAGAGACAGCGATTACGATTACAAGTGCAGGCGAGAATATCCGTTATACACTTCGTAAAAGTGACTTTGCTAAACCAAATGAGCTTGCAGGTGTTAGCGGTAAAATTGAAGGTAAATTCTACATCCCTTACGTCAGTGGTGATGTGGTTGAAGCCAATGAAAGCATCGTAGAGGTTATTAAAGAAGGCTGGAATGTTCCAAGCCGTATTCCTTATGCGAGTGAGCTTAAAGTAAAAAATGGTGAGCCGATTATCCAAAAAATTCATGCTGAAGCAAAGGGTGTTGTCAAATACTACAAGCTTCGCGGAGATTATTTGGATCGTATCCATGAGATCAAAAAAGGCGATCCTGTTAAAGAAAAAGGTATTTTTGCCGTTATCGCAGATGAAGATGATAGAGAAGCAATTCGTCACTACATTCCTCGCGATTCGATTATTGATGTCAATGACAATAGCATGGTTGATTCAAAAACATTGCTTGCGTATCCATCAACAAGTGAACAAATTACAATTGCTGAGTGGGATCCGTATTCAACACCAATTATTGCTGAAGATGCGGGTACGATTACGTTTGAAGATATTGAACCAGGCATTAGTGCAACAGAGCAATTCGATGACATGACAGGTCAAAGTAGACTTGTGATTAACGAATATTTACCAAGTGGCATGAAACCAACGATCATCATTGCGAATAAAAATGGTGAGATTGTTAAGTACCAATTGGAGCCAAAAACAGCGATTTTCGTTCAAAATGGCGTTACTGTTGGTTTAGCTGATTTGATCGGTAGAACACCTAAAGCGATTGCAAAATCGAAAGATATTACCGGTGGTCTTCCACGTATTAGTGAACTTTTTGAAGCACGTCGTCCTAAAAATGCAACCGTTATTGCGGAGATTGATGGAACGATTCGTTTTGGTAAGCCACTACGTTCTAAAGAGCGTATTATCATTGAAGCCAATGATGGTACAAGTGTTGAGTATCTTGTTGATAGAAATACGCAAATCCACGTTCAATCGGGCGAATTTGTGCATGCAGGTGAGAGATTAACAGATGGTGTTATTTCAAGTCATGATATTTTACGTATTATGGGTGAGAAAGCACTTCACTATTATCTTATCAGTGAAATTCAACAAGTTTACCGTGGACAAGGTGTTGCGATT
- the rpoB gene encoding DNA-directed RNA polymerase subunit beta, producing the protein MLNSLKSGNRLRVDFSKVPKKIDVPNLLQLQQKSYEQFLNVENLKEESGVEKVFKSIFPIHDPQNRLTLEYVGSEVGKPRYTVRECMERGLTYSVSLKMNIRLILWDKDEKSGEKTGVKDIKEQAIFIREIPLMTERTSFIINGVERVVVNQLHRSPGVIFKEEESPTVANKLIYNAQIIPDRGSWLYFEYDAKDTLFVRINKRRKVPITILFRALGYSKQDILKLFYPVLNIMIRENKFLIEFSADNFLGRVDFDLKDEHGNLLLAAGKRLARKKAEKFIEDGIKFIEYPVEILVNRFLSSPIIDQESGEVLYDTLTQLDEGKLAKIIEQKCEVIEIANDLASGVDDAIINSFIADTETLKLLRQTESIEDENDLAAIRIYKVMRPGEPVTKEAAKTFVKDLFFNSERYDLTKVGRMKMNHKLGLSVPEYVTIMTSEDIIKTAKYLIKVKNGQGHIDDRDHLGNRRIRAIGELLANELHAGLIKMQKAIRDKFTALSGSVEELMPHDLINSKMITSAIAEFFSSGQLSQFMDQTNPLSEITHKRRLSALGEGGLVKERAGFEVRDVHPTHYGRICPVETPEGQNIGLINTLSMYAKVNDLGFVEAPYRKVENATITDEIIYITATQEEGLVIAPASTKINENNEIVEDLIEVRIDGETVLIEKEKVDLIDLSSMMIAGVAASLIPFLEHDDANRALMGSNMQRQAVPLVKSDAPLVGTGVEKIAARDSWEAIKAKRAGVVEKVDNKNVYILGEDEGGAFIDHYALQKNLRTNQNTTFTQKVIVRKGDMVEAGGVIADGPSMDQGELAIGKNAMVAFMPWNGYNYEDAIVISERMIREDAFTSVHIYEKEVEARELKDGVEEITKDIPNVKEEELAHLDDSGIVKVGTYVSPGMILVGKVSPKGEVKPTPEERLLRAIFGEKAGHVVNKSLYATPSLEGIVVDVKIFTKKGYDKDPRAVQAYEQEKEILDREHHDKLLMLDREEMLRINALLLRNPLNEDQEISKTSYKKGGFIKAEDLHNVNRFSINSIVKAFSNEIQDEYKDLKVYFQNEKKKLKEEHDEKLNIIEKDDILPSGVVKLVKVYVATKRKLKVGDKMAGRHGNKGIVSNIVREVDMPYLKNGEIVDIVLNPLGVPSRMNIGQILEVHLGLVGKRLGNQIEEIFKEKQGDWIKTLREKMISIADVAKLMDAKKFIDKVDDEQLLIYARDWSRGVKFATPIFEGVNVEEFEKLFEMAKIDTDGKTDLYDGMTGQKMHEKVNVGYMYMLKLHHLVDEKVHARSTGPYSLVTQQPVGGKALFGGQRFGEMEVWALEAYGAAHTLREMLTVKSDDVEGRILAYKALTRGENVPQTGIPETFYVLTNELKSLALDVEIYDEVEEDEATRTN; encoded by the coding sequence ATGTTAAATAGCCTAAAATCTGGAAATCGCTTACGAGTTGATTTTTCCAAAGTCCCAAAAAAAATTGATGTACCAAATCTACTCCAACTTCAACAAAAGAGTTACGAACAGTTTTTAAATGTTGAAAATCTCAAAGAAGAGAGTGGCGTAGAGAAGGTTTTTAAATCTATTTTTCCTATTCATGATCCCCAAAATAGACTTACTTTAGAATATGTTGGATCAGAAGTTGGAAAACCTAGATATACCGTCCGCGAATGTATGGAGCGTGGACTTACGTATTCTGTCAGCTTAAAAATGAACATTCGTCTTATCCTTTGGGATAAAGATGAAAAATCCGGTGAAAAAACGGGTGTAAAAGATATTAAAGAACAAGCAATTTTTATCCGAGAGATTCCATTGATGACAGAGCGGACTTCGTTTATCATCAACGGTGTTGAGAGAGTTGTTGTTAATCAGCTTCACAGAAGCCCTGGTGTTATCTTCAAAGAGGAAGAGAGCCCAACGGTTGCTAATAAACTGATTTACAATGCTCAAATTATTCCTGATCGTGGTTCTTGGTTATACTTTGAGTATGATGCAAAAGACACACTTTTCGTTAGAATTAACAAACGCAGAAAAGTTCCTATCACTATTCTTTTTAGAGCACTTGGATACAGCAAACAAGATATTTTAAAACTTTTTTACCCTGTGCTTAACATTATGATTCGTGAGAACAAATTTTTAATTGAATTTTCAGCGGATAATTTCCTTGGTCGTGTTGACTTTGACCTTAAAGATGAACATGGTAACCTTCTTTTAGCTGCGGGCAAACGTCTCGCACGTAAAAAAGCAGAAAAATTTATTGAAGATGGTATCAAATTTATCGAATATCCTGTTGAAATTTTGGTCAATCGTTTCCTCTCTTCCCCGATTATTGATCAAGAGAGCGGTGAAGTACTTTACGATACCCTTACACAGCTTGACGAAGGCAAATTAGCAAAAATTATTGAGCAAAAATGCGAAGTGATCGAAATTGCCAATGATCTTGCAAGTGGTGTGGATGATGCGATCATTAACTCATTTATTGCAGACACCGAAACGCTTAAATTACTCCGCCAAACTGAGAGTATTGAAGATGAGAATGACTTAGCTGCTATTCGTATCTACAAAGTTATGAGACCGGGTGAGCCTGTTACCAAAGAAGCTGCAAAAACATTTGTAAAAGACCTTTTCTTTAACTCAGAAAGATACGATTTAACGAAAGTTGGCCGTATGAAAATGAATCACAAATTAGGACTTTCAGTGCCTGAGTATGTGACGATTATGACGAGTGAAGATATTATCAAAACAGCGAAATACTTGATTAAAGTTAAAAATGGTCAAGGTCATATCGATGATCGTGATCACTTGGGTAATAGAAGAATTAGAGCTATTGGTGAATTACTAGCGAATGAACTTCATGCTGGTTTGATCAAAATGCAAAAAGCGATTCGTGATAAATTTACAGCTCTTAGCGGTAGTGTTGAAGAGTTGATGCCACATGATTTGATTAACTCTAAAATGATTACTTCTGCGATTGCAGAATTTTTCTCAAGCGGACAATTGTCACAATTTATGGATCAAACAAATCCACTCAGTGAAATTACGCATAAAAGAAGACTTTCAGCTCTTGGTGAGGGCGGTTTGGTAAAAGAACGCGCTGGCTTTGAAGTACGTGACGTTCACCCAACACACTACGGAAGAATTTGTCCGGTTGAAACGCCAGAGGGTCAAAACATCGGTTTGATCAATACTCTTTCAATGTATGCAAAAGTAAATGATCTAGGTTTTGTGGAAGCTCCTTACCGTAAAGTTGAGAATGCAACCATTACAGACGAAATCATTTATATTACCGCAACCCAAGAAGAGGGCTTAGTTATTGCTCCTGCAAGTACTAAGATTAATGAAAACAATGAAATTGTTGAAGATTTGATTGAAGTTAGAATTGACGGTGAAACCGTATTGATTGAAAAAGAAAAAGTTGATTTGATCGACCTTTCTTCGATGATGATTGCCGGTGTTGCAGCTTCACTTATTCCATTCTTGGAACATGATGATGCGAACCGTGCATTGATGGGTTCAAACATGCAGCGTCAAGCCGTGCCACTCGTTAAATCTGATGCGCCATTAGTCGGTACAGGTGTTGAAAAAATTGCGGCTCGTGACTCATGGGAAGCAATTAAAGCAAAACGTGCAGGTGTTGTTGAAAAAGTTGATAATAAAAATGTCTACATTCTAGGCGAAGATGAAGGTGGTGCATTTATCGACCATTACGCACTTCAAAAGAATCTTAGAACCAACCAAAATACAACCTTTACTCAAAAAGTCATTGTAAGAAAAGGTGATATGGTTGAAGCGGGTGGCGTTATCGCTGATGGTCCAAGTATGGATCAAGGTGAACTTGCTATCGGTAAAAACGCAATGGTTGCCTTTATGCCTTGGAATGGATATAACTACGAAGATGCGATTGTTATCTCTGAGCGTATGATTCGTGAAGATGCTTTTACCAGCGTTCATATCTATGAAAAAGAGGTTGAAGCACGCGAACTTAAAGACGGTGTGGAAGAGATCACTAAAGATATTCCAAACGTCAAAGAAGAAGAGCTAGCGCACCTTGATGATAGCGGTATTGTAAAAGTAGGTACTTACGTTTCTCCAGGTATGATTTTAGTGGGTAAAGTGTCACCAAAAGGTGAAGTTAAACCAACACCGGAAGAGAGACTTTTACGCGCAATTTTTGGTGAAAAAGCAGGACATGTTGTCAATAAATCACTTTATGCAACACCTTCGTTAGAGGGTATCGTTGTTGATGTTAAAATCTTTACGAAAAAAGGTTATGACAAAGATCCACGTGCTGTTCAAGCTTATGAGCAAGAAAAAGAGATATTAGACCGTGAACATCATGATAAACTTTTGATGTTAGATAGAGAAGAGATGTTACGTATTAATGCGTTGCTTCTTAGAAATCCATTGAATGAAGATCAAGAAATCAGTAAAACAAGCTATAAAAAAGGCGGTTTTATCAAAGCTGAAGACCTTCATAATGTTAATCGTTTCTCAATCAATTCAATTGTAAAAGCATTCTCAAATGAGATCCAAGATGAGTATAAAGACCTTAAAGTGTACTTCCAAAATGAGAAGAAAAAACTCAAAGAAGAGCACGATGAGAAGCTTAATATCATTGAAAAAGACGATATTTTACCAAGCGGTGTCGTCAAGCTTGTTAAAGTTTATGTGGCAACAAAGCGTAAACTTAAAGTCGGCGATAAAATGGCTGGACGTCACGGTAACAAAGGTATTGTTTCTAATATCGTTCGTGAAGTTGATATGCCTTACCTCAAAAATGGTGAGATTGTCGACATCGTTTTAAATCCACTGGGCGTTCCAAGTCGTATGAACATCGGACAAATTCTCGAGGTTCACTTAGGTCTTGTTGGTAAACGTTTGGGTAATCAAATTGAAGAGATCTTCAAAGAGAAACAAGGTGATTGGATTAAAACACTTCGCGAAAAAATGATTAGCATTGCTGATGTTGCAAAACTGATGGATGCAAAGAAATTTATTGATAAAGTGGATGATGAACAATTATTGATTTACGCGAGAGACTGGAGCAGAGGTGTTAAATTTGCGACACCAATTTTTGAGGGTGTTAACGTTGAAGAGTTTGAAAAACTTTTTGAAATGGCAAAAATTGATACCGATGGAAAGACTGATTTGTACGATGGTATGACCGGTCAAAAAATGCATGAAAAAGTCAACGTGGGCTATATGTATATGTTAAAACTTCACCACTTAGTTGATGAAAAAGTTCACGCAAGAAGTACTGGACCATACTCATTGGTTACACAACAACCAGTTGGTGGTAAAGCACTCTTTGGTGGACAAAGATTCGGTGAGATGGAGGTATGGGCACTTGAAGCATACGGTGCTGCACATACTCTAAGAGAGATGTTGACCGTTAAATCGGATGATGTTGAAGGACGTATTTTAGCTTATAAAGCACTCACAAGAGGTGAAAATGTCCCTCAAACTGGTATTCCTGAAACATTCTATGTTTTAACGAATGAGTTGAAGTCTTTGGCTTTAGATGTTGAGATTTATGACGAGGTGGAAGAAGATGAAGCGACTAGAACCAATTGA
- the nusG gene encoding transcription termination/antitermination protein NusG yields the protein MAHRWYAIQTYAGSEQAVKKGIITLVNDHGIAEKLEQIVVPTEDVIEVKNGKKKISERSLYPGYAFAKLDLDTALWHLIQSLPKVGRFIGEAKKPTPLSEKDIALILEKAEKKGAPKPKIFFENGESVRITEGPFANFTGSVEEYDMVHGKLTLNVSIFGRSTPVEILYSQVEKIV from the coding sequence ATGGCACATAGATGGTACGCAATTCAAACCTATGCAGGTAGTGAGCAAGCAGTCAAAAAAGGAATTATTACTCTTGTCAACGATCATGGTATCGCTGAGAAGTTGGAGCAAATCGTTGTTCCAACCGAAGATGTAATTGAAGTTAAGAATGGTAAAAAAAAGATTAGTGAGCGAAGTCTCTATCCTGGTTATGCGTTTGCAAAACTAGATTTAGACACCGCACTCTGGCATCTTATTCAATCTTTGCCAAAAGTCGGAAGATTCATCGGAGAGGCTAAAAAACCTACACCTTTGAGTGAAAAAGACATTGCATTGATCTTGGAGAAAGCTGAGAAAAAAGGTGCGCCAAAACCAAAAATCTTCTTCGAAAATGGAGAGAGTGTTAGGATTACAGAAGGTCCTTTCGCAAACTTTACAGGTTCAGTTGAAGAGTATGATATGGTTCATGGCAAACTCACACTCAATGTTTCAATCTTTGGTAGAAGTACCCCAGTTGAGATTCTCTATTCTCAAGTTGAAAAAATAGTTTAA
- the rplJ gene encoding 50S ribosomal protein L10, producing MTRKEKAEFISSLAEEFKSSDGLIVCDYKGLNVKAIEALRNASRPEAVSVKVIKNTLASIAMKNAGIEGLELKDTNIFVWGADQLAVTKIVATFAKTNPNFVIKSGFAGGIVVDAAKVEALSKMPSRNELIGMLLSTWMAPITNFTIGLDALRAKKQESE from the coding sequence TTGACAAGAAAAGAGAAAGCTGAATTTATTAGTTCTCTAGCTGAAGAGTTCAAATCTTCCGACGGTTTAATTGTTTGTGACTATAAAGGTCTTAATGTTAAAGCGATCGAAGCATTGAGAAATGCTTCAAGACCAGAAGCTGTTAGTGTTAAAGTTATTAAAAATACTTTAGCATCAATCGCTATGAAAAATGCTGGTATTGAAGGACTTGAACTTAAGGACACCAACATTTTTGTTTGGGGTGCAGATCAGTTAGCAGTCACTAAAATTGTCGCTACATTCGCTAAAACAAATCCAAATTTTGTAATTAAATCTGGTTTTGCTGGTGGTATTGTTGTTGACGCCGCTAAAGTTGAAGCACTTTCTAAAATGCCATCACGTAATGAGCTTATTGGAATGCTTCTATCAACTTGGATGGCACCAATTACAAACTTTACCATTGGTCTTGATGCACTACGTGCTAAAAAACAAGAGTCTGAATAG